ATTGCCACATCTTCCCTCGTAATCGTTCCCCTTCCTGCTGTCTTTCCCAACTGCACCTTCCGCGTCGCAGGCGTATCCGCCAATGTCCCCGGCCGCAAATTAATCGCCTGGAACGGCTTCCGCTGCTGCTTCGCCGCGAGGGCGGTCATATACTCGTCGGCCTCGAGCTTTGCTTTCGCGTAGGCGGGGAGGACGTTGTTGGAGATGTGTTGGAGGTGCGCCCATTCGTCGTCGGAGAGCCAGGAGGGCTGCTTGCGGCGGCTGCCGATGTGCGAGACGAGCAGGAATTTGGTGATTTTGGTGTTGGCGAAGGATGCGGAGATGAAGTTCTTGGCAGCTACTTCGTCGATGGCCTGCGTGCGTGCTGGGCCGCCTTTTCCGCCGGCACCTGTTTCCTATCAGTTACCTGTATATAGATGGGCGTATAGAGGGGAGAGATGAGTGAGAGCATACCGGCAGACCAAACGACATAGTCCGGCTGGACACGGTCAATGATACTCTTGGCGTCATTTTCGGTCTTTACgtcgtcgagactggacaGAAGGACATGGAGGGAACCCTTCTTGCCCTGTCCCAGAGCGCGGATTTCGGGCTCGTGGTCGGGGTTGCGGATCACGCTGGTGACGTTCCAAGCGCGggcgaggaggagaggagtcAGATGGAGGGCGACTTTGCCGTGGCCACCGAGGAGAAGGACGTGCATTTTTGTTTATATGGATTTTATTTATTCAACTATAGGCATGGTAGATCGATGTTTACGGAGTAATTGAAGATATATGAGGGTCTTTGTATATTCAGTTGAGGGGCTGCTGAATAATTATCCAATGTATGGTATCACGTCATTGATTTGCACAGCGCATTTGTGCATTGTGCATTATGCGGTGGTCGACAGACAGAGTCAAGTTTGCTCTGTCTTAATGATAGATCACCAAGTAAGGCATGGCACATCGATGCGGATCAATAGGGCCACCCCTGATCAGGGGGGGCCAAAGGTCACGTGGCTTCACCGAGTAAACATAATATATTGCCCAGGGATACGAGAACGGAGTATTACTCCTGATGGTTAGATATTATTGAAGGTCCTTAATATCAGTAAGGATAGTGCTAGTTGTCGGTGACAGCCTTACTCCAATTATGGACCTGTTCTGGATTTCAGCCCAAGTGAGACGATTCAAAGGTGAAACAGTCGATATTGATGAATCGAAGACTCAGAGTTTGTTCGTCTCATGTTCTGGCGCTATCTTTGTTCTTAGTCCGTACTCATATTACATTTCTATATGCAAGTACAAGCCACCTACTCGATACTTTACATTCCTCTATCAATCTATGTTTTCGATGTCTCGTACCTAAGCAGTAAGCTACTCGAGGATTGAATACGGTCTGTGCTGACCCTATCCCATGGTACGGAACCGGTTCCTGAGATTACTAACCGCCTTGGTGGGGATATCTTCTTCTAATTGGCGGTTAGTGTGGAGTCTGCAAGGGGTGCCGTTACTAGCTGTATTATACAAACAATACATACAAACATTGGTACAAACAGACAAGTATAACAATACCACTGTCCATTGTATCCCTACTCAATATGGATACCTATAAATACTCAAGTATCTATGAAAATACTGTATTGTCCTCAAGGTAGAAATATAACTATTATATAGAATAATCGACCATCACTACTCGGTTCTACACAGAACGTAATCTAAGGAATTCATCAAACGAACCAAAAACCAGCGTCGATCCGCCCCGAAGAACCAAaaccgaaaaaaaaaaaaaagtgatcGGATCCAGATCCTTTTCCGCAATTTCCTTCAttccatttcttttcttcgtcTCTTCACTGCTCTATTCCCAGATTCTTCGTCTACTTGTATTCATCTCTCTCAATACCAGTCCCTCCAGTCACTCGTTACCCGCGTGTTTGTCACTGGTCACAAACAGACGCGCGCGACTAGTCACTTTAGACATGCAGCCGTAATCTCCTCTTTCTGTGCTGTGCGTCCCCCTGACAACTGCATTCCCGATGGCCTCTTCACAGAACTGACTCAATGCTTTCTCTAGATTTTTCAATAACCACTTTCGTTTTGTCCGCCAAACAATCTATCATGAACCGCCTCCGCAGAcataaaaaggaaaaggccGCCAAGGACGAGCTGGTCCAGTCCGAGAAGGccgcctcttcctccaccaccaccatcatctcctccATCACTCCCaccaaaagagaaaaggaaccCGCCAGCAAGAAAGATGACGCCCTGCAAACGACTTCTCCCAAGGTCTCCGAGTTCGACCTCGCCAATGCCCTCCCGGCCCCCGATGATTTCCGCACCAGCTTGATCATGCCTAAACTATCTGCGCGCTTCAGTATGCTCAAGGAACAGGACGATCCCGAGTCTTTGCTGGGGAAAGCTAGCGATGATAGCGTTCTGTTCCCGAAGCGCGCATCCCGGTTGAACTTGTTTGGTCATAACCAACTGGCGGATATCGATGAGATGTCCATCAACAGCAGTCGTCCCTCTGCCTTCGGTCAGGCAGAGTCGAATGATGGCTACGGAACTGATGACGATCGTTCTCAGGCAGGGGGGAGCAGCATGATGAGCAGGGCTCGTCGTGCTGAAGTAGGAAACAACCTGTTTGGTGGTCGTCAAAAGGTCTTCAAGATTCCCGCGAAGTCTAGAGGCGCGTCTCCTAATCCTGGACCTGACGGCGGTCGCTCGGGCCTGGGCCGCGCTGTCTACGAACACGACGTGACCCTATCCGCCTTTCAGCGTCTCAGactgaaggaaaaggaagaacgTGCCGCTGCTGAAGATAGTGCCTTGAATTCGCCTACCTTCTCCAACGAAGATGCCTTGTCCAGTATCGGGTCTACCGACCGCACCACTTATTCGTCTACAGCTTCCGGTCCGCCCCCTACCTTTGGTCGTGCTTCCACCGCAGCAACTTCAGTCGACGGGGAGCTCGCTACGCCGCAATCCATGGAGGGCTCGACTGGCAAGCAATTCCCGTTCCCTGAACGCAGTGCGCCCAAACCCACTCGTCGTTACGGCCAGGGCCTGGCTCAGTCAGTCCAGAACCAGCAGAATCTCACCCTGAATCGGCTTGAGAGTCTTAGCCGTCAGCGTCCAGGGACGCCTGAATTCCCTCAAATGAACCGCGCATTCTCCCGGAGCGCAGCAAGCCTGCGCGATCGTTTGCAGAGACTCCCTCTCGTTGACGCTGCTCGTCCATCCTCCCGTCCGACGAGTCCTCCTTTGTCAACTGCATCGCCCAGACCTCAATTAGCTGAGAGCGAATCCAAGGACCCCGTTCCATCTGGCTACGGTGTTCCCTCTGGATACAATGCCCCACCCCTAAGCCCACCTATCAGCGAGGTTGAGGAACAACCTGTGCCCTTGGCAGCTGCTCTGCAACCTGAAGACCATGGGAAAGCCACTGCATCCGGTCTCTTCAACAAGCCTCGAGCGCCATTCGACGAGCAACAGTTCACACGACGCCAGCTGCAGATGCATCAGGGACGAAGCTCCCCACCATTACGGCGACCCCCATCACCTCCACGCAACGCCCCTGTCGCACCTGCTCCCACCACCCTCCCACAAGAACGCGTTGGACGCTCTCGTGGTATCTCCAATGCTAGCAGTTACCGCTCACGGGCAGGATCCGCCTCGTCTCAGTACAGTGAGGGGCCCAAAGGCATGAACCAGACTACGTTCTTCAGCAACTCCAGCCCCAGTGACTCTggtgacgaggacgaggaggacatTCATCCCGCATTCCGCTCCCGCTCCCCCTCGAAGCCATCAACCCCCACTGGAGAGCCCCAAGAACGCCATCCTCTGCCCGAAGTACGATTCTCGGACCTGGGAGACCTGAAACCAATTGCGGAACATGATATAGCGGAGAACGCTGGTTCTCAAAACAACGCCCAAGCACCGCAGGAGCCTGACTCGCCTACTTTGGGGCCATCCGGACTGGGACTTAGTGGGTTGGTCCGTACACACTTGCGACGGGAGAGCGACAAATCTATCCAGCTGCCATCGCCGGGACTTCCACCCAAGCTGACCGACAATAGAGATGTTCCCGAGATCAAGCAAGACGCTGCTGATACCACCCCGACCCCTCCTCCCGCGCCCGCCGATGAGCCGTCGTCCCAGAGCACAATTTCCGCAGAATCCATGACGCCCGAGCAACAGTCAGAAGAGATCCAGAGGAGGACACCGAACGACTCTTTGCTCGACGACGAATCAAGGGATAGTAGCAACAGCAGCCACCGGCGGAACGCCAGCACTGAAACGCAGCGCGAACGCGAGGAATTCGAGAACGAGCTGGCTGAGCGACGGAGAAAGGTGCAAGAGAAACTGCAGAACTTCGCAGACATTGAGACTCGATCGAACAGTCGAGCGCCTAGTCGAGCAGCCAGTCGATCGGCGAGTCGATCAGGCAGTCCGGTCCGCTGTGGAACTCCTGATTCGTCTGCCCAAGTCAAGCCTGGCAATGCCTTTGCGCTGCTGAAGAGCCGCGCCGGAAAACACCACCTGTTCCAGAAGTCGGGTAACTCTTCCACGCAATCTTTGGTTAATTTGGATCAGAATGATCCATGGCGCGAGGAGGACGAAAAGGTTCCTTTCCCCAGCCTGAGCACTCAGCAATTGAATTCGAGCACCCCACACATCCCTGGTGACCGACCATCAGTGCGGTCGCGAGTCGCTGCCTTCACCCGTGGTAACCAGGACGCTTCTCGCGAGTCGAGCCATAGCCGTAATGCATCGCCCCATTCGTTCACAGGATTCCGGGCTCGCCGCGATCGCTCCCGCTCAGATGCATCCTGTCGATCCAAGAGTCGATTGCGAAACGACGATCTTGGAACCGTGGACGAACGATCGGTCTCTTCGCATGAAACGTCCCACCACCCAGATTCCACATACGACCCGCGTGCCAACACCTCGGTTCCCTCATCCACTCGCCCCTCCGTCGAAAGCGAAGAAGGTTCCTCATCGCGCAGCCCCGGCCGCTACGGTAGCGGTAGTCGCTCAGGAACCCCAAGCTACTTCGACCTGCCACCGCCACCACAGCACCACCCACCTCTCATGCCTGGCCCTAACCCGGCCATGATTGGAAACGCGCCCCGACCTTCTCCAATTGCGCCGTACTCTGCCAACGCCACGCCGCCTCTCGACCTCacaccttctccttcatcccCACCCGCGCCAACTTTTGCCGCCGCCGCAAGCCACGTCGTGCCCCAGCGCGCACCCGGCCACACAGGCTTGCAAAGGCGCCCAATCAACAAGCTGCAGATCTCAGAACCCACCCTGCTCTCGTGCACATCCAACGTTCCCACAATTGGCCTCCCTCCAGGCGCAAGCCTAAGCAACGGCATGGAAACGCCCCCAGTACCACCCATGAACCCCCGCCGTCGACGACAAACGACTACGCAAACAATCTTGGGCGCATTGAAGGGCGAGAAACAGGACACCCAATCATCTTCCCCCAGCGAATACGCCTCCAGCGGGCGAGGAACACCCGCCCCCGACGAGCGCAGCATGTTCGAGGACGAGCGACCGCTTTCACGGAACCGGTTGCGTAAGACGTCTAGTGAGGGCGGTTCGTTGAATGTCAAGGCGAGACAGGAGGTTATAAGTGGTTCTGCGCCGCCGATGCCGTATCCGCCGCCGTCGTATCCTCCGCCTAACGTTCCTATGGAGGGGGGGATGTTTTAATTTGTCTTTtggcttttttctttttttttattcgTTATATACCATTCTGCCTTATTTTGTTTTATTGATGCTTGATACCTATTCGTTCTTTTTCTATTTCTCTTTTATATCTGATGATGTTCAGTTATATACCAGATGCATTTGTTGAGCGGGTGGAATGGtgtctttccctttttttttttttttctgccctTACTTTACACTCCTCTTGGATATGTGTATTTACATGACGATGGAATTTAGTCTCGATATACTTAGAACTGTCCAGGATTATGGATTGATTATCATTAGACAAAGTAAATACCTCCTTCGATATATACACTCAACACGACGTCCACTCATCCATTCGTGTCAACATAACATAGGCAGCGTAGCACAGCATCGCATTGCCATACTCATTTCCGTCAAGGAAATTTAAGAGATTTCAGACTCGCAGGGAGTCGGGTCGTCAACGACACAGCGCTTGGTGAAGGCATCCTTGATCTTCTCGCCGGCATCCTCGAAACCACCCTTGACGTCGGACGCAATACCAGGTTCACGCTTGGTGAAGGCGTCTTTGATCTTCTCGCCGGCATCCTTGAAACCACCCTTGACGTCGGACGCAATACCAGGTTCACGCTTGGTGAAGGCGTCTTTGATCTTCTCGCCGGCATCCTCGAAACCACCCTTGATGTCGGACGCAATACCGGGTTCACGCTTTATGAAAGCATCCTTGATCTTATCACCAGCATCCTCGAAACCACCCTTGATATCCTGTCCCAGATCCGAGATACCGGCTTCACGCTTGACATTACCAGAGCCGCACGAGGTCGGGTCGTCGGGAACACAGCGCTCGAAAACACCCTTAATCTTTTCTCCGGCTTCCTGGAAGCCGCTGGAGATGTCCGAGCCGAGGTCGGGagcggcggcagcggcagcgaCGGGGGCAGCAGCGACGGACTGCGCGCCCAGGAGGACGGTGGCCATGGTGGCGTAGATGGAGCGGAGGAGGACCATTTTCGTTTCTTTGCGTTTTTCTTCGGCCTTATTTGGCTATGGTAAGGTATAAAACGAAAGAGAAATGATGTGTATGAAGAAAAAAATTGCGTTGTCGAAGGGCAAATGCGGTATATATACGACCAACGCGCGTCCACCGTCCGACTCAACCGCAGGGTCCAACCAAGAAGAGGGGGTCCAAGGTCCAGGCCTCCACCAAAAACGGCGCTGTCTCCAATGTAAGTGGCGAGGAGACCCCGACAGAAGATGTCATGGTGTCCACTGATGTGCGGTGTCGGGGTCGGGGAAGATACTGTACTGAGTAGGTCCGCGTTGCCCAGTAGGGGTTGAGATTGATAGGGCGGGATTGATAAGGCGCTTAGATTAGATGGCGGCGAGTTGAGGTCCGGAAATGAAATATGCTGTTTTATTAGGGTATTGGCAGGGGAGGTGAGTATATGAATTGCGTGGGATGGCAGGCTAGAGGCGTTGGTTACATTGAAATTCGCGGTTTTGTGTTGGTTTGTTATCGATGTGTAAGGAGTGCACTAATCACCCCTTCACTGTTTTATGCCCACAACGATTCAGCTCTACATGTGTCCTGCTGTAAACGTTGTCGCTGAACTAGTCATCCTGCTAAATTAAGTCCATCATAGCCCTCTACTATGAGCGCTCTACAAGATACGCCACCTACTCGGGCCTGTTTCCTGAACCGCGAAGCTAGAGCTCTTAGTCGATAGCCCACTCATCAGGGAGCATGCCGTACCTCCGGGTGTCAGTCCTTGCGGTTCAGGCCGTGCCCTGTTCCCTAAGAAGGAAACGCTCATCAGGGCTCAACTATCAGCAATCCTTCTGGGTGCGGGAGACAACAATCGTCCCATGAAACACCGGAATGTCAGGCAAGACAACTCTGTCGAGCATATGAAGCGAATATCAGCTTTTTAAGGGCCATGGTTGAGGCCCACGTCGGCTCTGGCGCAGCATGCTTTATTTTAGAATTAAGACGCTCCGTTTAAACTCCATTTATGCTACCTTTACTCGGATAGCTTCCATTGGAGAGACATTTGAGGCAGTTTTTCTCCGGGCTCCAATCAACTTTTCACCCGGGTATCTCCTTTATCTTTTTAAATCAACCCGAGATCTTCTTGTGCGGATAGTACATCCCTCACCGTCATCATTTCCACCGATTCAAATAGATACTAAGAGACTATGTTCGTCCCAATTGACATCAGACACGGCAACGGGTGGTAAAGCTGTAGATCTGATGTTCAAGATCGCTTTCCGTGTAGTAGGACGGGATTGAGGTCCTCACCTACTACGTATGCATTACGTCTCTATTCTCTCATAAAGGTCACTTATCTTTGTCATTAGAGAACCTACGGCTTTCAACCATTATTATCAGATATTAGAATACCTAGTAAGcaatgtcagaacgagagTAAGTGCCAACTGAAACAGGAGCCACTGATCATCCTTGCTAAGCACCCTCTAGAGGCAACTCTGTCTATCGCCAAGCTGTCGAGTCAGACAAGCGTTCCGGCTCAATTGATGCCGATGCCGCTACTCCCTTGCCTCCTGAGTAAGTTACATCCGGAGCAAGCAAAAATAATGCCACTGGGTCATCGTTGTTGAGTGCATTATAGGAGCAATTCCAATTACCGCCAAGCCATCGATGCGCACAGACGAGCGGGTTCGATTGATGCCGATACTCCGAAATCTTCTCAGAGTCGAAGAGCCTTTCGTCAGTAGCTGGGAATGGTGGAAGGGGAGCTTGCTGTCAATGCTGCTGATGTTTGGGTCTGTCGGGATGGCGTGGCTCTGAGATTGGACATCGCCAGGTATACTGCAATCCACCATGGATAGCAACTTGATAGCAATCTAGCTTCGAATTTCGTCGCAAGATCTGAATCTGTCTGATAAACTTCAAAAAGCAAACATTATTGTCGCAGGGCCAATATCTCTGTATGGTACGGCGGAACTGAGTCAGGTGCTAAATTGACGAAATCAATCTCTTTGAATGAAATCTGGTGCTATTGTATCAAGAAGCATGAAGTATCAATTAATGTAGACTACTAATGTGATGTTGATGTATTTAGTAAGCATGTTATTGTCATTCCGTAGCTGTTCCATCATTTCCCTACTTCCTCCATACTAGAGCACTTGAAAACTATGGCACAAGGAGAACCCGCTCCTCCTTCGAGTAAGTTACTCAAACTCAAGTCATAATCATTCAGCTAACAACCTCCAGCCTCAGCGACCCGGAATTCCACCAAGCCACCGACACACATGAGCCGGCACGATCGACCCCAATGACGGTTCTGCCGTACTCAAATGACTCGATAACTCCCACCTCCAAAATCTCCTCTAGAACGCAGAATCGAAGAGCTACAGTTTCCCCTAGAAGGTCAGCTATTACAGGGAACGGGGAGGGGAGCATATTGCCAACGTCACGGCCGTACTGAAGAAGTACCAGTCAGGGAGTTTGGTGTGGGTTCTGGGCCATTATCATATGTCGAAATTTGATGCGAAGAAGGTTTTGTTTCAGGAATTTGGTGATCCTAGGGGGTTTGGATTGAGGTGAGTGCTTCAACTAGACAAATGGCTTGACGGAGATCTGATATGGTTTATTGAGATGCGGTCAACACCTCGAACATTATAACCTTGACTAGTGCAACTGCGAGGACTGGACAAGCTAACACTAGAGGCGAACGCGCTCATCCACAAGCATGAAACCCCTGAAAAATCAACACATCCTTGGTTGTACAATGGCTTCACTTACTCAAAGTCTCCATCTAGCACTATCCTGGCTAATTTCTCGAATCACATCCTGAGCCATGCTTGATACTAATGGTCCAGGGAAGTGCAGTTGCACAAATGGATCAGCTTCATCTTATTTTTGCGGACCAGACCTTTTGATCAATATAAGTGCAGCAGGAAACCTGGATCTTATGGAGTGCAACCAGGGGTCAGACTCAAAAGGATACAATACAAGACATAGCTATGACTGGTAATGTTAGTAGTATTGTCTCGTTAATTTCATTATTTGATGTGCAGCCCTAACacttcctttcttcctcttgtATAAAGATATTTAGGAGAATAGTGTTATATAGTAAGACTTTATTCACAGGGCGCCAATATACtagaagaaaataaaaagaatTATTCACATTTATTTATGAGGAATACCACCATACAAAATTCACAGTAATACATTACTGAGGTAAACCCACTACTATGATGAATCTTTTCATTCAGCGATCTCTTTCCTCCCTTTCAAAAAGATTTCGTCCTTCAGATTCCTCCCTTGTCAGCAacctctcttttctcttacTCTTTCTAATCTCCGCTCCTTCTCCATCCACACCAACCATGCCCAGACGCCATTCAATCTGCCTCTCCGACATCAATTCCTTGGCAGATTCTGTTGAGCAATCCTATCCTCAGATCTCCAAATACGAAGACCCAGACGAAGATAGCACCATCTGGGCTTTTCGCAAACCCTCCACTCCGACGATGACGATAACGACGGAATCAGCATCAGTAACGCCTGCGAAGCCGTCTACGAGTACAACCACTGCGGAGAACAACAAGCAAGAGCAGCAGCCTCAGGACCCTCCCCAGACCACGtcagcaaaaaaaaagaagaaaaacaagaagaagaagcccaaaAGTCGGACTAAGGGAAAGGATAAGCTGGACCAGGACCAGGACCAGACTGAAGGCAGCATCGTTGAGACTGAGACTGAGAGTCTAGCTCAGTTAATTCAGCCAATGCCGCTTGGTACTCCTACACCGTTTATCGTCAACAGTGCGAGTTGGCATAAAGTGGATGAAGTTTGTTTACTCCTCGTCCTAGAACGTGATTTATGGGTTCTGACGCCTTCAGGGCAAGAGTAACGAAGATGGCCTCCAGAGATTTCTCAGCTCCCAGCGTCTCTACGCAGGGGACAGTGACAGTCCATCAGTAACCGAGTTGACTCCCTCCACGACGACTGATGCTACCGTCCGCGCTGCTAGCAACCATGGTGACAAACCATCCCAGCAGGATCAACCCCAGGaacagccgcagcagcagccttccAATGTACCAGAACAACCTCCTCTTCCTAATGTCTGTCCTGAACACACACGAATGCTGTGCCAGTTTGTTCCTGGATGTTGTGTGCACAAACCACGACACTGCCAGTATTGTCCCTTTCCGATGTCGTGTTGCTGTGCTCATCATTCTGGCGATTGTTGCTATTGTGCTTTTTCTCGGGGGCAGGCTTATGAGAGTGACGGTGGAAATAAGGAGAACAATGGCAACGTCAACCCAGAAACTTCTGTTCCAGCTGACCCGAAACCTGAGGCGGTCAGCAAACCCGTCATTGTCATAGAAAGCAACCTCCCGGGCGTCAGTCCCAGCGACGCCAGCCTGAGAACGCACACCCTAGGCCTTCTCGATGCTGGATCCTTCACCGACAGTCGCATCAATCTCCACTCCCCGAGAAACAGCTTCTACCTCACTTTTCACACCCACAAAGCCCTGCTCGCCCGCAGCCCCCGCCTGGCCGCAATCCTCACATTCCTC
This region of Aspergillus chevalieri M1 DNA, chromosome 4, nearly complete sequence genomic DNA includes:
- a CDS encoding uncharacterized protein (COG:G,M;~EggNog:ENOG410PN77;~InterPro:IPR036291,IPR016040;~PFAM:PF13460,PF01370;~SECRETED:SignalP(1-24)) produces the protein MHVLLLGGHGKVALHLTPLLLARAWNVTSVIRNPDHEPEIRALGQGKKGSLHVLLSSLDDVKTENDAKSIIDRVQPDYVVWSAGAGGKGGPARTQAIDEVAAKNFISASFANTKITKFLLVSHIGSRRKQPSWLSDDEWAHLQHISNNVLPAYAKAKLEADEYMTALAAKQQRKPFQAINLRPGTLADTPATRKVQLGKTAGRGTITREDVAIVADQLLARDDTNGWYDLLNGEEPVDEAVERVVREKIDTVEGEDVEGMVKRFS
- a CDS encoding uncharacterized protein (COG:S;~EggNog:ENOG410Q0DH); amino-acid sequence: MPRRHSICLSDINSLADSVEQSYPQISKYEDPDEDSTIWAFRKPSTPTMTITTESASVTPAKPSTSTTTAENNKQEQQPQDPPQTTSAKKKKKNKKKKPKSRTKGKDKLDQDQDQTEGSIVETETESLAQLIQPMPLGTPTPFIVNSASWHKVDEGKSNEDGLQRFLSSQRLYAGDSDSPSVTELTPSTTTDATVRAASNHGDKPSQQDQPQEQPQQQPSNVPEQPPLPNAYESDGGNKENNGNVNPETSVPADPKPEAVSKPVIVIESNLPGVSPSDASLRTHTLGLLDAGSFTDSRINLHSPRNSFYLTFHTHKALLARSPRLAAILTFLGHSSSNDSENTSEAEIEVLVGETFYMLKAFETALQNLYGLPLLNRQNLPRFTMMAMGYTGEDVHRTVKFGMSAATADFALCYAVSGAFLGLSEIMETGMNLAMESVDWENIEMVLYFALSVSKFLITCPGDPLSLQFLAEQELVNTWIPRLRTYALTYIATYLQHLQQQQEPFQLYVSAQSKGMPDRIPEHLRKVPGSILSNPKLAEVKFGSFSSVEEQQKPPNVVLISAILIGLPYRLLQEAFDIMVERKVLDENQASTIVIEREARRLYALRVWGAQRMDHGGGGVGGDEEVKELGYREIVTRKNGKVLLERVWVGLK
- a CDS encoding uncharacterized protein (COG:S;~EggNog:ENOG410PJBR), which produces MNRLRRHKKEKAAKDELVQSEKAASSSTTTIISSITPTKREKEPASKKDDALQTTSPKVSEFDLANALPAPDDFRTSLIMPKLSARFSMLKEQDDPESLLGKASDDSVLFPKRASRLNLFGHNQLADIDEMSINSSRPSAFGQAESNDGYGTDDDRSQAGGSSMMSRARRAEVGNNLFGGRQKVFKIPAKSRGASPNPGPDGGRSGLGRAVYEHDVTLSAFQRLRLKEKEERAAAEDSALNSPTFSNEDALSSIGSTDRTTYSSTASGPPPTFGRASTAATSVDGELATPQSMEGSTGKQFPFPERSAPKPTRRYGQGLAQSVQNQQNLTLNRLESLSRQRPGTPEFPQMNRAFSRSAASLRDRLQRLPLVDAARPSSRPTSPPLSTASPRPQLAESESKDPVPSGYGVPSGYNAPPLSPPISEVEEQPVPLAAALQPEDHGKATASGLFNKPRAPFDEQQFTRRQLQMHQGRSSPPLRRPPSPPRNAPVAPAPTTLPQERVGRSRGISNASSYRSRAGSASSQYSEGPKGMNQTTFFSNSSPSDSGDEDEEDIHPAFRSRSPSKPSTPTGEPQERHPLPEVRFSDLGDLKPIAEHDIAENAGSQNNAQAPQEPDSPTLGPSGLGLSGLVRTHLRRESDKSIQLPSPGLPPKLTDNRDVPEIKQDAADTTPTPPPAPADEPSSQSTISAESMTPEQQSEEIQRRTPNDSLLDDESRDSSNSSHRRNASTETQREREEFENELAERRRKVQEKLQNFADIETRSNSRAPSRAASRSASRSGSPVRCGTPDSSAQVKPGNAFALLKSRAGKHHLFQKSGNSSTQSLVNLDQNDPWREEDEKVPFPSLSTQQLNSSTPHIPGDRPSVRSRVAAFTRGNQDASRESSHSRNASPHSFTGFRARRDRSRSDASCRSKSRLRNDDLGTVDERSVSSHETSHHPDSTYDPRANTSVPSSTRPSVESEEGSSSRSPGRYGSGSRSGTPSYFDLPPPPQHHPPLMPGPNPAMIGNAPRPSPIAPYSANATPPLDLTPSPSSPPAPTFAAAASHVVPQRAPGHTGLQRRPINKLQISEPTLLSCTSNVPTIGLPPGASLSNGMETPPVPPMNPRRRRQTTTQTILGALKGEKQDTQSSSPSEYASSGRGTPAPDERSMFEDERPLSRNRLRKTSSEGGSLNVKARQEVISGSAPPMPYPPPSIMD
- a CDS encoding uncharacterized protein (SECRETED:SignalP(1-23)), with the protein product MVLLRSIYATMATVLLGAQSVAAAPVAAAAAAPDLGSDISSGFQEAGEKIKGVFERCVPDDPTSCGSGNVKREAGISDLGQDIKGGFEDAGDKIKDAFIKREPGIASDIKGGFEDAGEKIKDAFTKREPGIASDVKGGFKDAGEKIKDAFTKREPGIASDVKGGFEDAGEKIKDAFTKRCVVDDPTPCESEIS